Proteins from one Fragaria vesca subsp. vesca linkage group LG6, FraVesHawaii_1.0, whole genome shotgun sequence genomic window:
- the LOC101291073 gene encoding auxin response factor 17-like, whose translation MRLSSSSSSSGFNNHQPQEGEKKCLNSELWHACAGPLVSLPALGSRVVYFPQGHSEQVAASTNKEVDAHIPNYPNLPPQLICQLHNVTMHADVETDEVYAQMTLQPLSPQEQKDVYLMPAELGNPSKQPTNYFCKTLTASDTSTHGGFSVPRRAAEKVFPPLDYSQQPPAQELIARDLHDNEWKFRHIFRGQPKRHLLTTGWSVFVSAKRLVAGDSVLFIWNEKNQLLLGIRRANRPQTVMPSSVLSSDSMHIGLLAAAAHAAATNSRFTIFYNPRASPSEFVIPLAKYVKAVYHTRVSVGMRFRMLFETEESSVRRYMGTITGISDLDSVRWSNSHWRSVKVGWDESTAGERQPRVSLWEIEPLTTFPMYPSPFPLRLKRPWPSGMPSFHALKDGDMGMNAPLMWLQGGVGDPAMQSLNFQGFGMTPWMQPRLDTSMAGLQPDVYQAMAAAALQEMRAVDAKCSSQSLLPFQQSSNVSNGAAAMLQRQSLPQSQSQNTFLQSFQENQAPSQLLQQQLRYHPYNNDQRQQQHQQQLHQQQQQQQQQQLQQQQQQLQQSQNMHQFSVQQQIPNVMSSLSNFATQSQSASLQAIPSQTQQQSFTEPVGNAISSSDVPPIHSILGSLSQDGASQLLNLTGSNSGVSSSLLPKVESQLPSGAAQCGLPQVDQLGTPQSNISELTALPPFPGREYSFQGANDPQSNLLFGVNIDASSLMLQNGIPNLRNIGNGTDSLSMPFGASNYTTTGNDYPLNSDMTTSSCVDESGFLQSSENVDQINPPTRTFVKVHKLGSFGRSLDISKFSSYDELRSELGSMFGLEGQLEDPQRSGWQLVFVDRENDVLLLGDDPWQEFVNNVWYIKILSPLEVQQMGKEGLNSVASVPSQKQSNGNSTCDDYVSRQDMRNSSNGIASLGSLDY comes from the exons ATGAGGCTTTCTTCTTCGTCTTCGTCTTCCGGGTTTAACAATCATCAGCCTCAGGAAG GGGAGAAGAAATGTTTGAATTCTGAGCTATGGCATGCGTGCGCGGGGCCTCTGGTGTCTCTGCCTGCTCTCGGTAGTCGTGTAGTCTACTTTCCGCAAGGTCACAGTGAGCAG GTTGCTGCATCAACCAATAAGGAAGTTGATGCCCATATTCCCAATTACCCAAATTTGCCTCCACAACTAATTTGTCAACTTCACAATGTGACTATGCAT GCAGATGTGGAGACAGATGAAGTATATGCTCAAATGACCCTTCAACCATTAAGTCCG CAAGAGCAAAAGGATGTATACCTAATGCCTGCAGAGCTGGGCAATCCCAGCAAACAGCCAACCAACTACTTCTGTAAAACTTTGACCGCAAGTGATACTAGCACACATGGAGGATTCTCTGTTCCCCGCCGTGCAGCTGAAAAAGTCTTTCCTCCTCTT GACTACTCACAGCAGCCCCCAGCACAGGAACTAATTGCAAGGGATCTTCATGATAATGAATGGAAATTCAGACATATATTTCGAG GCCAGCCCAAGAGGCATCTTCTCACAACAGGATGGAGCGTGTTCGTGAGTGCTAAACGACTTGTTGCCGGTGATTCTGTCCTTTTTATCTG GAACGAAAAGAATCAGCTGCTCTTGGGTATTCGAAGAGCAAATCGTCCGCAGACTGTTATGCCGTCATCGGTTTTATCAAGCGATAGCATGCATATTGGTCTTCTTGCTGCTGCAGCTCATGCAGCTGCGACAAATAGTCGCTTTACTATATTTTATAACCCTAG AGCAAGTCCATCAGAATTTGTGATACCCCTGGCCAAGTATGTTAAAGCTGTCTATCATACACGTGTCTCTGTGGGAATGCGGTTTAGGATGCTGTTTGAGACAGAAGAATCAAGTGTTCGCCG ATACATGGGTACAATAACTGGCATCAGTGATTTAGATTCTGTTCGCTGGTCAAATTCACATTGGCGCTCTGTGAAG GTTGGCTGGGATGAATCCACTGCAGGGGAGAGGCAGCCAAGAGTTTCATTGTGGGAGATTGAACCGCTAACAACTTTTCCCATGTACCCTTCCCCATTCCCTCTCAGACTGAAGCGACCATGGCCATCGGGCATGCCCTCTTTCCATG CACTCAAAGATGGTGATATGGGCATGAATGCGCCACTGATGTGGCTCCAAGGAGGGGTTGGAGATCCAGCGATGCAATCTTTGAACTTCCAGGGATTTGGGATGACGCCCTGGATGCAGCCACGGCTTGATACATCGATGGCAGGTCTACAACCTGATGTTTATCAAGCAATGGCAGCTGCTGCACTTCAAGAAATGAGGGCAGTGGATGCTAAATGTTCTTCACAGTCTCTTCTTCCCTTCCAGCAGTCTTCAAATGTTTCAAATGGGGCTGCTGCTATGCTTCAGAGACAGAGTTTACCTCAGTCTCAGTCTCAGAATACTTTTCTTCAGAGCTTTCAAGAAAACCAAGCTCCTTCTCAGCTGTTGCAACAGCAGTTACGTTATCATCCATATAATAATGATCAGAGGCAGCAGCAGCATCAACAGCAGCTGCACCAGCAGCAGCAACAACAGCAACAGCAACAACTTCAGCAGCAGCAGCAGCAGCTTCAACAATCCCAGAATATGCACCAATTTTCTGTTCAGCAGCAGATTCCGAATGTCATGTCTTCTCTATCTAATTTCGCTACTCAGTCTCAGTCTGCATCTCTGCAAGCTATCCCTTCACAAACTCAGCAGCAGAGCTTCACTGAACCTGTTGGAAATGCTATATCTTCATCCGATGTTCCCCCTATACATAGCATATTAGGTTCATTGTCGCAAGATGGAGCATCGCAATTACTTAACTTGACTGGATCCAACTCTGGAGTATCTTCTTCTTTGTTACCCAAGGTTGAATCACAGCTACCATCCGGAGCTGCTCAATGTGGACTCCCACAAGTGGATCAATTGGGAACACCACAGTCAAATATCTCTGAGCTCACTGCCTTGCCTCCATTTCCTGGCAGAGAGTACTCTTTCCAGGGTGCTAATGATCCCCAGAGCAATCTTTTGTTTGGGGTTAACATTGATGCCTCGTCTCTTATGCTACAGAATGGGATACCAAATCTGAGAAATATTGGAAATGGAACTGATTCATTGTCTATGCCGTTCGGTGCTTCAAATTATACCACAACAGGCAATGATTACCCACTTAATTCAGATATGACTACTTCAAGTTGTGTAGATGAATCAGGCTTCTTGCAGTCTTCAGAAAATGTGGACCAAATAAATCCACCAACTCGAACCTTTGTGAAG GTTCATAAATTGGGGTCCTTTGGGAGGTCACTGGATATTTCAAAATTCAGCAGCTACGATGAGCTGCGCAGTGAGCTCGGAAGCATGTTTGGCCTTGAAGGCCAATTAGAGGATCCTCAGAGATCAGGCTGGCAGCTTGTATTCGTTGACCGGGAGAATGATGTTCTTCTCCTTGGTGACGACCCTTGGCA GGAGTTTGTGAACAACGTTTGGTATATCAAGATACTTTCTCCGCTTGAAGTGCAACAAATGGGAAAGGAAGGCCTTAATAGTGTGGCTTCTGTCCCAAGCCAAAAGCAATCCAATGGCAACAGCACCTGTGACGACTACGTAAGCCGACAGGACATGAGAAACTCAAGCAATGGGATTGCATCGCTGGGCTCCCTTGACTACTAA